From the genome of Vicia villosa cultivar HV-30 ecotype Madison, WI linkage group LG2, Vvil1.0, whole genome shotgun sequence, one region includes:
- the LOC131651326 gene encoding uncharacterized protein LOC131651326 codes for MSLTKNEIVRDPGCRKQINEYAPDIQDQVRRAYILKGPMQPDLSSFPRTPFGSVKRAFSKSWYKSYTWLEYSEIKDATYYFYCFLFKQPGRAEHFDFEVFTKSGYRDWKHASKSFKDHVGSHNSLHNSCVKNYDD; via the coding sequence ATGAGTTTAACCAAAAATGAGATTGTGCGTGATCCGGGTTGTAGAAAACAAATTAATGAGTATGCTCCGGATATTCAAGACCAAGTGAGGAGGGCATATATATTGAAGGGTCCAATGCAACCAGATTTGTCAAGCTTTCCTCGTACTCCATTTGGAAGTGTTAAAAGGGCATTTAGTAAATCATGGTATAAGAGTTATACATGGTTAGAATACAGTGAGATCAAGGATGcaacttattatttttattgctttCTCTTTAAGCAACCTGGGAGGGCCGAACACTTTGATTTTGAAGTCTTCACTAAAAGCGGATATAGAGATTGGAAGCATGCGTCTAAAAGCTTTAAAGATCATGTTGGTAGTCATAATAGTTTGCACAACTCATGTGTCAAGAACTATGATGATTAG
- the LOC131651324 gene encoding uncharacterized protein LOC131651324 yields MRDALTEAQHQYILNKLESGEISRGRCLHQSYSLTRPEDTRWGSHHTTLLRLDQMWSSVLNVLSMVDEDERGPSQAVGLIEKMENFKFAFILKLMLKLFGITNKLSNVLRRKDLNIVIAVELVDDVKARLATMRDSGWDSLFSDVQEFCVARGIPVLNMDDEIPVRGRSRVEGRTITNLYHYRAEMFYVAIDKICVEMDHHFSEGSNIILDCFSCLGPNNSFSKFDVDKLARLADIYHADFSDDDRETIKDQLETYVLQVKRNASFSTCEDV; encoded by the coding sequence ATGAGGGATGCTTTGACTGAGGCACAACaccaatatattttaaataaacttgAGAGCGGTGAGATATCTAGAGGAAGGTGCTTGCACCAATCATATAGTCTCACCAGACCCGAAGATACTAGATGGGGTTCACATCATACTACATTACTTCGTTTGGATCAAATGTGGTCCTCAGTGTTAAATGTGCTCAGtatggttgatgaagatgaacGTGGACCATCTCAAGCAGTGGGTTTAATAGAAAAAATGGAGAACTTTAAATTTGCTTTTATTTTGAAGTTAATGCTAAAGTTGTTTGGTAtcacaaacaaactttcaaatgTCTTGCGAAGAAAAGATCTTAATATTGTGATTGCCGTGGAATTAGTTGATGATGTCAAAGCTCGGTTGGCCACAATGAGAGATAGCGGTTGGGATAGTTTATTTTCCGATGTCCAAGAATTTTGTGTTGCTAGAGGTATTCCAGTTCTAAATATGGATGACGAAATACCGGTTCGGGGTCGTTCAAGGGTAGAAGGGAGGACTATAACTAATCTTTATCATTACCGTGCAGAGATGTTTTATGTTGCTATTGACAAAATATGTGTGGAGATGGATCACCACTTTAGTGAAGGAAGTAACATTATCCTTGATTGTTTCTCATGTCTTGGCCCCAATAACTCTTTCTCTaagtttgatgttgataagcTTGCTCGCCTTGCTGATATTTATCATGCAGACTTTTCTGATGATGACCGTGAAACAATAAAGGATCAACTTGAGACTTATGTTCTTCAAGTgaaaagaaatgcttcattttCCACTTGTGAAGATGTTTAA
- the LOC131648239 gene encoding 3-ketoacyl-CoA synthase 3-like has product MEFLSVLYVFTIMHLCFLIWKFLDQRRDQECYILSYQCYKPGDERKLGSDLCGKIIAHNEYIGLNECKFFLKAIVNSGIGEETYAPRNFIEGRAVNPTLHDEISEMEEFCHDSIAKLLNKSGISPSEIDVLVVNVSLFSSVPSLTSRITNHYKMREDIKAYNLAGMGCSASLISLDIIQNIFKSQKNKYALLLTSESLSTNWYSGNNRSMILANCLFRTGGCAILLTNKRSLKHKAILKLKCLVRTHHGARDDAHNCCSQKEDEQGRLGFYLAKDLPKAATRAFVDNLRVLSPKILPARELLRFLLMSVIKKVTKFHVPKSAAGAGATMNKSPLNFKTGVDHFCLHTGGKAVIDGIGMSLDLSEYDLEPARMSLHRFGNTSASSLWYVLGYMEAKKRLKKGERVLMISLGAGFKCNSCLWEVMRDVGDRNVWDDCIDNYPPHSLANPFMEKYGWINSIQDADTFRQKLAEYFLK; this is encoded by the coding sequence atGGAGTTTCTCTCCGTACTTTATGTTTTCACAATAATGCACTTGTGTTTCCTGATCTGGAAGTTCCTTGATCAGAGAAGGGACCAAGAGTGTTACATATTAAGCTACCAATGTTACAAGCCAGGTGATGAaagaaagcttggaagtgatctcTGTGGCAAGATCATAGCACACAATGAGTATATTGGTCTGAACGAGTGCAAGTTCTTCCTCAAAGCCATTGTCAACTCAGGTATTGGCGAGGAAACTTACGCGCCAAGAAACTTCATCGAAGGCCGAGCTGTGAACCCGACATTGCATGACGAAATCTCCGAGATGGAAGAGTTCTGTCATGACAGCATTGCAAAGCTTCTAAACAAATCAGGCATTTCGCCTTCGGAGATCGATGTTCTCGTGGTAAATGTATCTTTGTTCTCTTCTGTTCCTTCTTTAACTTCAAGAATCACTAACCATTACAAAATGAGAGAGGACATAAAAGCTTATAACCTCGCCGGTATGGGTTGTAGTGCTAGTCTTATCTCATTAGACATTATTCAAAACATTTTCAAGTCACAGAAAAACAAGTATGCTCTTTTGTTGACTTCAGAGTCTCTTAGCACAAACTGGTATTCAGGCAACAACAGGTCAATGATCCTAGCTAACTGTCTCTTTCGCACCGGTGGATGCGCTATTCTCCTCACGAACAAAAGATCCTTAAAGCACAAAGCTATACTGAAACTAAAGTGCTTAGTCCGAACTCATCACGGTGCAAGAGACGACGCGCATAACTGTTGTAGCCAAAAGGAAGACGAACAAGGCCGCCTCGGTTTTTACCTAGCGAAAGATCTCCCGAAAGCGGCGACACGAGCTTTCGTCGATAATCTAAGAGTATTATCACCAAAAATCTTACCAGCTAGAGAACTACTCAGGTTTCTGCTCATGTCAGTCATAAAAAAGGTAACAAAGTTTCATGTCCCTAAGTCAGCAGCAGGTGCTGGTGCAACAATGAACAAATCACCACTGAATTTCAAAACCGGTGTTGATCATTTCTGCCTCCACACAGGAGGAAAAGCGGTGATCGATGGAATTGGAATGAGCTTAGATCTGAGCGAATACGATCTGGAGCCAGCAAGAATGTCCTTGCATAGATTTGGAAACACATCAGCTAGTAGCTTATGGTATGTGCTAGGGTATATGGAAGCTAAGAAGAGGCTGAAAAAAGGTGAGAGAGTGTTGATGATAAGTTTAGGTGCTGGCTTTAAATGCAATAGCTGTTTGTGGGAGGTAATGAGAGATGTTGGTGATAGGAATGTGTGGGACGATTGCATTGATAACTATCCACCACATTCATTGGCCAACCCATTCATGGAGAAGTACGGTTGGATTAATAGTATTCAAGATGCAGACACTTTCAGACAAAAACTTGCTGAGTATTTTCTCAAGTAA
- the LOC131651325 gene encoding uncharacterized protein LOC131651325 has translation MAQGLAFRGHDESSTSLNKGNFREMVDWVKSSNEQVRDAFDRGEKNCTMTSGDIQKELAMCCAHEVTKVIMEELGDNQFSVLIDESHDLSIKEQMAVMLSVVEQFIALHHVKDTTSDSLKDALYGILDKYTLSILRIRGQGYDGASNMRGEFNGLQRKILDENPYAFYVHCYAHRLQLVVVSVASSCSSIYDFFEYISLIVTTTSASCIGMEKKTHTRGYPRIKSVTGTGWIA, from the exons ATGGCACAAGGCCTGGCTTTTCGGGGCCATGATGAATCCTCTACTTCTCTAAATAAGGGCAATTTTAGAGAGATGGTAGATTGGGTAAAATCTTCGAACGAGCAAGTGAGGGATGCTTTTGACCGTGGTGAAAAAAATTGCACAATGACTTCCGGTGACATTCAAAAGGAGCTTGCAATGTGTTGTGCACATGAAGTTAccaaggtgattatggaagagcttgGTGATAATCAATTCTCCGTGCTTATTGATGAGTCACATGATCTATCTATCAAAGAGCAAATGGCGGTGATGTTGAG TGTTGTGGAACAATTTATTGCTCTACATCATGTCAAAGATACTACATCTGATTCATTAAAGGATGCTCTTTATGGTATTCTCGATAAGTACACATTATCTATTTTAAGGATACGAGGGCAAGGATATGATGGAGCTTCAAATATGAGAGGTGAATTTAATGGTTTGCAAAGAAAGATTCTAGATGAAAACCCTTATGCTTTCTATGTTCATTGTTATGCTCACCGTTTGCAATTGGTTGTTGTGTCTGTTGCCAGTAGTTGCTCATCTATTTATGATTTCTTTGAGTACATCTCCTTGATTGTGACCACAACAAGTGCATCTTGTATAGGGATGGAAAAAAAAACCCATACCCGCGGGTATCCGCGGATAAAATCTGTCACGGGCACAGGTTGGATAGCTTAA